AATCTCAGTAACCCCGCAAGATCTTTTTTCTCCTGCCAAAAACTCAAGTATATCCAAAGCCCTGTCCACAGACTGAACTGAATTTTCTCCTGACATAAACTCACCTGCCTAAACTTTATTGTATTATATCTATTATAAACCAAAATAAAAAAAATAGCAGCTGTTGAGCTGCCAAGTAATAAATGTGAATCAGTTGCACAAATATTCCATTAATGTATCTTTCCCATTTTTGAGCCAAGTTATACATTCTTCTTGATGTAGTCCTTGATAAGGGCCTTTAAGAAAAGATACAAAACTGGCAAACCATAAGCAAGCATACCCACCTTCTCAATCTGCTCGCCACCGTTTGGGACAACCAAAGCCAGGCCATCTCCAAACATTGAAGCTCCAATGTATATCATAACAAAAGAAATTATATCAAACAATATGCCTAAATTAAGTTTAAGTCCTCCCTTAAACAATAAATAATTAACGCCGAAAGCTGCAGAAAAACCAATTAAAACTCCAGCTATAATAATCAGCTTATTTCCACCAAGCATAGGAATGATAAACATAACTATTTCCATAGTCTCTCTAAAAACTGTAAGGAAGGTAAATATAAACATTCCAAAGCCAGTAGCGCTAACCTTATACTTTTCCGCAACATCCATATTAAAGGTCTTTTTCTGCCTCTTCATCCAAACTATATAGTAAATAACCAATATAGAAAGGAATATCATAAGTGTTCCGTTAAACAAATCCTTAGCATAACCTTCAAGGCCCTTTGTCTGCTCATACAGCATTATGCTGCTAAAAAGACTAACCCCAAAGCCTGCAAAAGCGCCTCCGTATATAAACTTTAAAAGCTCCCGCCTATTTATTTTAACAGCATAGGCAGATAAGGCAAAAACCACCATTAACATTTCTATGCTCTCACGCATTGAAATTATACTTACGTTTAGCATTTTTCTCCCCCTCCCCTTTTGCTTATATTTTTCTTGGTATATTATAAGCAGAAGAGAAGGGTTCGGTTACTATAGGCTTTCTTTATAAAAAAATAAAAGTTATGATTACTATTTTTCTAGTAATCATAACTTTCAAGAAAATTAGTTGTACTTAGCAAAGAGCAAGCAATCCATGGCTGGAAATTTTCTTATGTAAAGCTTTCCATCTGAAACCAAATAAGTATTGTTTGAGAAAACCTCAGTGACAACATCATTCTGCAAATCCAGCTCCTCAATTGAATCTAAGTCTGCAAAAAGCTTTATTGTAATATTTGAAAGATTAAATAACGCAACATAGCTTGCCTTAATTCCCTCGGCATGCATTACTAAAATATTTTCTTTTAGTATGTGCGAGCTAATATTTCTGTTAGGTATTATGTCATCTACAACCATTTGCAGCTGCTTAAACCTTAGGTTTCTTCCTGAAACCTCACCATTTAGTGCCTTAACTAATTCCTCAAGCTTCTTTCTCCCTCTCGAAAACTTGAGTCTTAACTTTAGCGCTATCTTTTGGCTAATGCCTTTATAGCTTTCTACGCAATTAAAGTATAAATTGTCTAGTGTTAGTTCATTCCCCATTTTCACGACTCCCCTCCACATAATAAATTATACCAGATAAATAACCTGCATCGCCTTATGTTTCGGTTACAAAATTACGCCATAAAATTACAATTTTGTATCATAAACTACAAAATCTTGTTGCAAATTTACAAGATAAACAAGCCATTTTCGGCAACATTTTTTTATAATTGTCAAGTGGTAATCTAAATTGCTCTATATTGCTTAACCCTATAAAACACTTTTGTTGCCTAGATCTATAAGGTCAGTCTTATCTATACTGGCTTCATCATTTGAAAGTAGCTTTGTCATTACAGCTACGTAAGTACTTGTCCCCTTGAACCTAACCTTATTAAATAAAGCTGATTAATTTGCCCCCGCCCATGGCATCAATAATATTAGTTAATCTCTCAAAGTTAACCTTAATATAATCCTATATTTCATTAGTAGTCTTAATCGTAAACTGAGTACCACCGTAGTGATAAGCATAATTTTTTAAACCCATCGACCCTCAGAATCGATATAGCTGTTTCTTATTCCAAGGGAGCTATTATCAGTAGTATTTTCTACTTCATTTACCTAACTGAAATACCCAAAATCAACTACACCTAAAACTAAACTCAAAACAACTTCCAGTACAATAAAAATTGCTTTTTTGTTCTTCCTATCTTTCAAGTTACCCCCTCAATCCTAATTACCACTATAGAACAAAAAAATACCCTTTAAGCTGTAAACAACTTAAAAAGGGTATGTAAATCTTATTTAAATAAACCAAAAAAATTAAATTTACTCTTAGATTTTTTTATTGAAAGAGGGTTAATCTCTTTTCCTTGGATTATATTATATTGATTTTCCTTAATCCAATCATAAAGCTCTCTATTTGTGTTGCTTATTATATCAAAGGTCTTGCTCATTTTGGTAGTTCTTCTATGATCATCATGCGCATCGCTTCCAACCATATGAATTAGGTTTCTTTTAATTAACATTTCTGCAAATTCCTTTATGTCTTTGCCGTATATTCCCCTAAGACTTCCTGCATTTATTTGTGCAAGCACACCTTGATCCACAAGGTTTTCAAGCAGTGATACATCTTTCATTATTCTGAAGTTTCTTTCTGGATGAGCAAGTATAGGCATTGCACCTAGAAGCCTTAGCTCGTAGAATATGTCCTCAGTATAAACAGGAAATTGCTGCATTGGAAGCTCTATAAGGATATAATTCGTATTGTTTATCCCCCACACTTTTTTTTCTTTAAAAAGTCTTGGAAGCTCTGGATGCATGTAAAGTTCTAGTGCAGGTATTATATTTATATCTATTTTCTTTAAAGCACAAAGCTGCTTTATTTCGTTTATTTTTTTAAAGTATTCTTCTCTGTTTTGCTCCACTTCCCCTGGTATAAAATGAGAGGTAGCACATATATAATCTGTGCCCTCTTCAACTGAGAGCTTTAACATATCTATGGACATATCAAAACTCTTTGATCCATCATCTATATAGGGGAGAATGTGACTGTGAAAGTCTACCATGTTTTTCACTCCCATATTATACTTTATTTATATTCATAGTTATAATAATAGTGATTCTTATCTCCTGCAGGAACCTTGTTTATTACTACACCTAATATTTTTCCTCCAACTTTATCAATTAGCTCTTTTGCTCTTACTATAGCTTTTTTCTCTGCCTGTCCGTAAGCTGCTACAAACATAACCCCATCTGTAAAGGTTGATAGTATTTGAGCATCTGTCACTGCTAATACTGGAGGCGCATCTAGAAGAATCATATCAAAATATCCGTGAAGTTCATTAATAAAACTTTTCATTTTTTTACTACCTAAAAGCTCAGCTGGGTTTGGTGGTATTGGTCCGCTTGTTAATACATAAAAATTTGGTATACTTGTTGCCTTAACAACTTCTTCTAGAGTTTTTTCCTTTGCCAGCAAGGTAGTTATACCTTCCTGATTGGATAGTCCAAGTTTTTTATGGACTGTAGGCTTTCTAAGGTCACAGTCTACAAGAAGTACTCTTTTACCGCTCTGAGCTATGGTTATTGCTAGGTTTGAAATAACTGTGCTCTTTCCTTCGCCAGGTTGAGTGGAAGTAACAACTAAAGTTCTTATATCTTCGTCTAAGGAAGAGAATTGTATATTCGTTCTCAAAGTCCTAAAGGCTTCTGCTGCCTGAGACTTTGGATTGCTTATCGAAATCATATCATTAATCATTCTGCTGCCCCCTATTTGTTTGTATCTGTTATCATCGGAATTGATCCTATAACTGGTAAATCCAGTATCTTTTCTAATTCATCTGGTGATTTTACTGTGTTATCCAAATATTCTATTAAGAATATTAGTCCGATTGAAACCATTAATCCTAGAAAAAACGCAATTGCCATGTTAAGCATTGGCTTTGGGCTGTCTGGAGTTGTAGGAAGCTGCGCAGGGTCAAGTATTTGAACATTGTCTGCTTTCTTTATATCGGTGCTAACTTGCTTTAGAGACTTTGCAAGTTGATTTGCTATATTCATAGCCTCTTCAGCATTATTTGATTTAACTGTTATTGTTAAAAATTCAGTATCTCCCTTTGGCGCTACAGAAATCATTCCTCTAAGTGCATCTGGCTTAATTTTTAAGCCTAATGCATCTATAGCATGTTCTGATACTGTTCTTGATTTGGCAAGTTCACTATAAGTTTTAACTAATTTCTGATACATCATAACATCGTTATATGTCATTGAAGGGGTCTTGGTATCTGCTGTATCCATTTTTCCAATTATTACAGATATATCTGATTTATAAGTTGGCTTAATAATAAAGTAGCTTACAATCCCACTTATCAAAGTTGCTACTAAAGTTATTATAACTAATAAAGACCATCTTTTCTTTAAAATACTCAAGTATTCTTGTAATTCCATCATTATTCCTCCTAATACACCTTAAAGCTACACGCCAGTTGCATACATGCGACATTGTATATTATACATTACCACACAATTAATAGAAAGTATTTTTTTATAGGAAAAAGTGCCTAAAGATAGTTTAACCCCTATACATTACATATATAGGGGTTAAACTAATAACTTTTATGGATGTTTATACTAAATTAACTTTTCCGCCGTATATAATCCCTCTTCTAACATCTAAAGTTATGAAGGAACCAGTTTTTAATACGTCTGTTACATTAGCTGCGTCATATATTAAAGGAATTTCTTTTAGCATGCATTGGATAGTTATTTCTGAGTCTACTGAAGGCTGCTCTGTTATTATGCCAGAAACCTTGTCTAATAGATTAAGGCAGCTCTTGTCTAGCTCTTTAACTACTAGTATATCGCCCTCTTGAATGTTTTCATGAGCTTCCTTCATGTCCTTTACTAAATTTGCAGAACCAAAGCCATGAACTGAGCCTGAAGGCTTTCCTTGAGCTAGTATATCTCCAACCACGTGAACCTTCATCATGTTTGTAGTTCCAACATAGTTAGCTGGTATTCCTGCTGCTATTACTACTAGGTCACCGTTTCTAACATAGCCTGTAGCACGTGCTATATCAACTGACTTTTCAATAAGCTCATCTGTTGATTCCATTCTTTTTGCAACTATAGGGAACACACCCCAGTTTAAAGCTAATTTTCTTGCTACACTATCATATGGAGTTACAGCTATTACCGGACACTCTGGTCTGTAGTTTGAAACTATTCTTGCTGTATGTCCGCTTTGTGTTGCAGTTATTATTGCTGCAGCATTAAGATCCATTGCAGTGTTGCAGGTTGCAAGGCTTATTGCGTTTGGCACGTTTGGTACATGATTTCTTCTTCTTTTCTTTAGCTTTTCTTCATAGTTAAGAGCCATTTCTGCTCTTTCAGCTATTTTAGACATGGTTACAACTGTTTCTACTGGATACTTTCCATTAGCAGTTTCTCCACTAAGCATTATTGCATCTGTACCATCGAATATAGCATTTGCAACGTCAGAAGCTTCTGCTCTTGTTGGTCTTGGGTTTTTAATCATGGAATCCAGCATTTGAGTTGCAGTTATAACTGGCTTTCCTTGTGCATTACACTTTTCTATTATCATCTTTTGAACTACAGGAACATCTTCTGTTGGTATTTCAACTCCAAGGTCTCCTCTAGCTACCATTATTCCATCGGAGAACTTTATTATTTCATCTATATTATGAACTCCTTCGTGGTTTTCGATTTTGGAGAATATAAGTATATCTCCTCCGCCGTGCTCTTGAAGGAATTTTCTAATGTGCAGTACGTCTGCAGCTTTTCTTATAAAGGAAGCTGCTACTATATCGACACCCTGTTCAATACCAAATTTTAAATCATCTATGTCTTTTTCTGTTACTGCTGGAAGAGTTGTTACTACTCCTGGAACATTAACATTTTTGTTGTTTCCAAGTGCACCGCTGTTTTTTACTGTACAGCTTATTTTTGTGCCTTCAATTGAATTAACCTGCAGACCAACAAGCCCGTCAGCTATTAAAATTGAGTCTCCTATTTTTACATCCTTATAAAGGTCCTTGTAGGAAACTGAGCACTTTGTATTGTCTCCAAGCACTTCTTCACCACAGTAAACTGTGAAAGGTGCTCCTTCTTTAAGCTCTACAGCACCGCCTTCAAACTTTCCGGTTCTTATTTCTGGACCCTTAGTGTCTAGGATTATTGCTATGGACTTGTTGTATTTAGCTCTAAGCTCTTTTACAAGATCCATTCTTTTTCCATGTTCAGCATGATCTCCATGGGAGAAATTATGTCTTGAAGCATTCATTCCAGCTTCTATAAGCCTTGAAAGTATTTCTTCATTCTGGCTTGCAGGACCAACAGTGCATATTATTTTCGTTTTTCTCATAAATTTCCCTCCGATATATCTTGTACTGCATGTAAAGATAATTATATTTTAATATGATAAGGACTTAGCTATTTCGTAGGTTTTTTCGTCAAACTTTCTTGGCATAGCTAGGGCTTCTGTAGTGTCCAAATCTATAATGTTCATACCATTGCAGCCTATAACTCTAGCTGTTTTTCCTTCAACTAAAAGTTCTACTGCTCTTGCTCCCATTTTTGAAGCTAAAATTCTATCAAAGGCTGATGGACTTCCACCTCTTTGGATGTGTCCAAGTATTGTAGCTCTTGTTTCAATTCCTGTTATTTCTTCTATTTTCTCTGCAAGGTCATTAGCTCCACCAACACCTTCTGCTACTAGTATAAGGTTGTGAAGTTTTCCTTTTTGCTTTCCATCTAATATTACTCTGCATATATCATCTAAATTGTATCCCTTCTCAGGTACAATTATGCTTTCAGCTCCACCTGCAAGACCTGCATACAATGCTATGTCACCGCAGTTTCTTCCCATAACCTCAACTATGCTTATTCTTTCGTGTGAAGTTGAAGTATCTCTTAGTTTGTTTATTGCATCTAATACAGTATTTAAAGCTGTATCAAAACCTAATGTAAATTCAGTGTATGGAAGATCGTTGTCTATAGTTCCTGGAATTCCTATTGTTTTAACTCCAAGGTCAGATAATAGTCTAGCTCCTGTAAAGGAACCATCTCCCCCTATAACAACTAGTCCATCTATTCCATAAACCTTAAGTATTTGCGCTGCTTTTTTTCTTACTTCTTCTTTTTTAAATTCTGTGCATCTAGCTGTCTTTAGTATTGTTCCACCTCTTTGAATGATATCTGATACACTGTTTCTGTTCATTTCAAAGATTTCTCCATTTAAAAGACCACTGTAGCCTCTTTGGATACCCATTACTTTTAAACCTTTATCAAGACCTGCTCTAACAACTGCTCTAATAGCAGCATTCATTCCTGGCGCGTCTCCTCCACTAGTTAGTATTGCGATAGTTTTCATGATTATCTCCTTTCATTAGAAGCATTATGTTATTGCATTGTTATACCAAATTTGTCCACTAGGGACAGTTCTTGTCCCGCGAATCTTAAAAAAATCTTAAAATTTACCCAGACTAATTTTATCGTAATTTGGGGAAATAAGCAACTGTAATTCAGTTAATAATGAATATTTGGTGATTATAACAAAGAAGCTGGCTAACTGGTTATAGGGTTAGCCAGCCCTATGGTTAAATTGTTATACGGTTATATTTCTATTGTACCTTAACATTACTTTCACCAAATTGCTGCTTTAAGTAATCTATCAATTCATCGTTTGGTTTTACGCTAAATTCTCTGTCCAATTGGAATTTTAATCTTTCTTTTTTAGTGCATATAAAAACTGCCTGATTTCCTTTGTGCTCCAGCAATTTGTTTTTAATTTTTTCAAAGGCTTCTTTCCTTAGTGTCTCATTATCTATTAGGATATATACTTTTTCATTGCTTGCCTTTTCTAAGGGCACCAAGGTTTCACAAAGAATTTTAGGCTGCTCTTCTTCCCTTATGCTCACTCTTCCAGTAATTTTTATTACTGCATCCTCTTCAAGAAGCTCCCTGCATTTTTCTAAAACCTTTGGGAAAATTATTACTTCTATTCCGCCATACATATCCTCAAGCCTTATAAAAGCCATCATATCATTGTTTTTGGTGAATTTTTTAGTTACCTCTGCAATCATTCCGCCAATTATAACCCTGTCGCCGTCTCTAATTCTGGAGGGCTGCTGAGTTGCTCCTTCCTCTAAGGCTTCGTTAGTTATAATTTCTGTAATTCTGGTGTTTGTTGCAAGCTTTAAGGTTTCCTCAAATTCCTCCAGCGGATGACCAGACAGATAAATGCCTGTCATTTCTTTTTCCATAGCTAAAAGATATTTCTTTTCAAATTCTTTTAAATTTGGAAATTGAACCTCTACATTCCCCAGCGCTGCATCCTGAAAGTCTGCAAACAGGCTCATCTGACCCTGAATATTTTTCTTGCGTTCATTATGCATGCCGTCTAATAGCTTTTCGTATACCGCCATCATCTGTGAGCGGTTAACCTTGAAGCTGTCAAAGGCTCCTGCTTTTATTAAGCTTTCAATAGCTCTTTTATTTATAAGTGACACATCTATTTTATTATAAAAATCAGTAAGGCTTGTGAAATTGCCTTTTTCTTCTCTGGACTTCACTATGCTCTCAATAACATTCATGCCTACGTTTTTAATAGCTGCCATTCCAAAGCGTATCTTATTTTCCTTTACCGTAAACTTAGCATAGCTTTCATTTATATCAGGCACAAGCACCTCTATGCCAAGCTCATTTGCAAAGCGAATGTAATACGCTACCTTTTCGTTTATACCCATTACACTATTCAGCATTGCTGCAATGAATTCTGTTGGGTAGTAACGCATAAGGTATGCGGTTTGGAAGCCTATAACTGCGTAGGCCGCTGCATGCGATTTGTTAAAGGCATAACTTGCAAAGTCCATCATTTGATCAAATATTTTATTTGCTGCTTCTTCACTTATTCCGTTTCTGATGCAGCCTGGTACTTCTATATTTCCGTTTTTGTCTACAATTCCATGAATGAAGTTATATCTTTCTTCCTCCATGACCTTGTGCTTTTTCTTAGACATGGCACGTCGTACTAGGTCCGCACGTCCCATGGAATAGCCTGCGAGCTCTTGCACTATAAGCATAACCTGTTCCTGATATACCATTACCCCGTATGTCACATCAAGTATTGATTCAAGCTCAGGGGTCTCATAGTGCGTACTTTCAGTATTCCTCTTTCCTTCTACATACCTGGGTATCTCAGCCATAGGACCTGGTCGATACAAGCTTATACCAGCTATGATATCTTCAAAGCCATCTGGTTTAAGGTCTTTCATGAAGGAAGTCATACCTGGCGATTCTAGTTGGAATACTCCAACGGTTTTGCCTTCGCCAATCATCTTGTAGACTTCTTTATCATCAAAATCTAATTTATCTAAATCAATGTCTATTCCTCTGCCTTCCTTAATCATTTCTACAGCATCTCGCATTACTGTAAGTGTACGAAGACCTAAGAAGTCCATCTTTAAAAGTCCAAGCTCCTCAAGGGTTCCCATAGGGAACTGAGCCACTATATTGCCTTCATTTCTTTGCATTGGAACATAATTAACCAATGGCTGAGAAGCTATAACTACCCCTGCAGCATGAGTTCCTGAGTGTCTTGGAAGACCTTCAAGGGATTTGGCAACGTCTATAAGCTCCATGACTCTCATATCATTTTCATAAGCATTTTTCAGCTCAGGATTAATGTCCAAGGCTTTGTTAATTGTTATTCCCAGCATGGTAGGTATCATCTTTGCTATTCTATCTACCTCGCTGTAGGAATAGTTCATGGCTCTACCTACGTCTCTTATACAAGCCCTTGCTGCCATGGTTCCAAAGGTTATGATTTGGGATACGTTGTTTACCCCGTATTTTTCTACTACATAATCTATTACTTCTTGACGACGTTCGTAGCAGAAGTCAGAATCAATATCTGGCATGGATACACGATCCGGATTTAAAAATCTTTCGAACAGCAAATTATACTTAAGTGGGTCTATTTTAGTAATTCCTAAGGTGTAGGCAACCAAAGACCCCGCAGCACTATTGTGTACAGCTATAGAATTTGCTACATACGACCTATCTGGTGGAACTGATAAATCATATACTTTTCCTTCATATTTTTGCTTGCTTACTTTTGTAATCTTAATATAAATATAGTTATCATCAACATAGGAGCTATCATTTCGATAAAATTTCTGCTCTCTAATTGGGATTGTAAAATATTTAAAATCCTCATTCCATCTAAGCAGCTGACCACCAGATACACAAGCAGAGTACTCTTCGCTCCAGTTTTCCTGCTGTTTTTTTCTTATTTTAATAGAAGTCCAGTATCCTAACCTTGCTAGTATAAGTCTTAACTGAGTGGTCAATTTATACGAAGTAGTAGTATACTTAATCCTAAAGCTATTTGATCCACTGCTTATATCCGAGTAGCTTCCGTCTCCCCTAAACATATATGCTATCAGTATTTTCAGAAGGTCATTGTTTCCACCCTCTATAATCTGATTTGGTATATGTTTATAGTTAGCACCTTCTCCACAAATACACCTCATAAACTGAGCTATAGGCTTTGAGTTGAATTCTATACTTGTTGCATATCTCGTTTTATTATCATGTATATAGCATTCTACCCCGAATATTTGCTTTGCTAATGCAGCTACTTCTTCAATATATTCTGTCTCTTCTCTATTAAAGCCGAAGCCAAGCTTATAAGTTCTTTGTTCTTCATTAATATGAGTCCAACCT
The genomic region above belongs to Clostridium swellfunianum and contains:
- a CDS encoding FTR1 family protein, coding for MLNVSIISMRESIEMLMVVFALSAYAVKINRRELLKFIYGGAFAGFGVSLFSSIMLYEQTKGLEGYAKDLFNGTLMIFLSILVIYYIVWMKRQKKTFNMDVAEKYKVSATGFGMFIFTFLTVFRETMEIVMFIIPMLGGNKLIIIAGVLIGFSAAFGVNYLLFKGGLKLNLGILFDIISFVMIYIGASMFGDGLALVVPNGGEQIEKVGMLAYGLPVLYLFLKALIKDYIKKNV
- a CDS encoding tyrosine-protein phosphatase encodes the protein MVDFHSHILPYIDDGSKSFDMSIDMLKLSVEEGTDYICATSHFIPGEVEQNREEYFKKINEIKQLCALKKIDINIIPALELYMHPELPRLFKEKKVWGINNTNYILIELPMQQFPVYTEDIFYELRLLGAMPILAHPERNFRIMKDVSLLENLVDQGVLAQINAGSLRGIYGKDIKEFAEMLIKRNLIHMVGSDAHDDHRRTTKMSKTFDIISNTNRELYDWIKENQYNIIQGKEINPLSIKKSKSKFNFFGLFK
- a CDS encoding CpsD/CapB family tyrosine-protein kinase; the protein is MINDMISISNPKSQAAEAFRTLRTNIQFSSLDEDIRTLVVTSTQPGEGKSTVISNLAITIAQSGKRVLLVDCDLRKPTVHKKLGLSNQEGITTLLAKEKTLEEVVKATSIPNFYVLTSGPIPPNPAELLGSKKMKSFINELHGYFDMILLDAPPVLAVTDAQILSTFTDGVMFVAAYGQAEKKAIVRAKELIDKVGGKILGVVINKVPAGDKNHYYYNYEYK
- a CDS encoding YveK family protein — encoded protein: MMELQEYLSILKKRWSLLVIITLVATLISGIVSYFIIKPTYKSDISVIIGKMDTADTKTPSMTYNDVMMYQKLVKTYSELAKSRTVSEHAIDALGLKIKPDALRGMISVAPKGDTEFLTITVKSNNAEEAMNIANQLAKSLKQVSTDIKKADNVQILDPAQLPTTPDSPKPMLNMAIAFFLGLMVSIGLIFLIEYLDNTVKSPDELEKILDLPVIGSIPMITDTNK
- the pyk gene encoding pyruvate kinase; translation: MRKTKIICTVGPASQNEEILSRLIEAGMNASRHNFSHGDHAEHGKRMDLVKELRAKYNKSIAIILDTKGPEIRTGKFEGGAVELKEGAPFTVYCGEEVLGDNTKCSVSYKDLYKDVKIGDSILIADGLVGLQVNSIEGTKISCTVKNSGALGNNKNVNVPGVVTTLPAVTEKDIDDLKFGIEQGVDIVAASFIRKAADVLHIRKFLQEHGGGDILIFSKIENHEGVHNIDEIIKFSDGIMVARGDLGVEIPTEDVPVVQKMIIEKCNAQGKPVITATQMLDSMIKNPRPTRAEASDVANAIFDGTDAIMLSGETANGKYPVETVVTMSKIAERAEMALNYEEKLKKRRRNHVPNVPNAISLATCNTAMDLNAAAIITATQSGHTARIVSNYRPECPVIAVTPYDSVARKLALNWGVFPIVAKRMESTDELIEKSVDIARATGYVRNGDLVVIAAGIPANYVGTTNMMKVHVVGDILAQGKPSGSVHGFGSANLVKDMKEAHENIQEGDILVVKELDKSCLNLLDKVSGIITEQPSVDSEITIQCMLKEIPLIYDAANVTDVLKTGSFITLDVRRGIIYGGKVNLV
- the pfkA gene encoding 6-phosphofructokinase; protein product: MKTIAILTSGGDAPGMNAAIRAVVRAGLDKGLKVMGIQRGYSGLLNGEIFEMNRNSVSDIIQRGGTILKTARCTEFKKEEVRKKAAQILKVYGIDGLVVIGGDGSFTGARLLSDLGVKTIGIPGTIDNDLPYTEFTLGFDTALNTVLDAINKLRDTSTSHERISIVEVMGRNCGDIALYAGLAGGAESIIVPEKGYNLDDICRVILDGKQKGKLHNLILVAEGVGGANDLAEKIEEITGIETRATILGHIQRGGSPSAFDRILASKMGARAVELLVEGKTARVIGCNGMNIIDLDTTEALAMPRKFDEKTYEIAKSLSY
- a CDS encoding DNA polymerase III subunit alpha codes for the protein MADGSTCEIEQIKKGDKIVTAQGRVHEVEEQLHYDCDEEITCIEAVNEKLYLTNDHKVLSVITSRCKKEWSDITKLPTVCKLTCGDYARKRCKQPPFIDYKLEWNEAQKLNKNDFVVYPRNHIEPREIVYDILEYCTLDEHLKYDENFIWYEIGSNKLESKKVNRHISFDESFARFLGYFIAEGWTHINEEQRTYKLGFGFNREETEYIEEVAALAKQIFGVECYIHDNKTRYATSIEFNSKPIAQFMRCICGEGANYKHIPNQIIEGGNNDLLKILIAYMFRGDGSYSDISSGSNSFRIKYTTTSYKLTTQLRLILARLGYWTSIKIRKKQQENWSEEYSACVSGGQLLRWNEDFKYFTIPIREQKFYRNDSSYVDDNYIYIKITKVSKQKYEGKVYDLSVPPDRSYVANSIAVHNSAAGSLVAYTLGITKIDPLKYNLLFERFLNPDRVSMPDIDSDFCYERRQEVIDYVVEKYGVNNVSQIITFGTMAARACIRDVGRAMNYSYSEVDRIAKMIPTMLGITINKALDINPELKNAYENDMRVMELIDVAKSLEGLPRHSGTHAAGVVIASQPLVNYVPMQRNEGNIVAQFPMGTLEELGLLKMDFLGLRTLTVMRDAVEMIKEGRGIDIDLDKLDFDDKEVYKMIGEGKTVGVFQLESPGMTSFMKDLKPDGFEDIIAGISLYRPGPMAEIPRYVEGKRNTESTHYETPELESILDVTYGVMVYQEQVMLIVQELAGYSMGRADLVRRAMSKKKHKVMEEERYNFIHGIVDKNGNIEVPGCIRNGISEEAANKIFDQMMDFASYAFNKSHAAAYAVIGFQTAYLMRYYPTEFIAAMLNSVMGINEKVAYYIRFANELGIEVLVPDINESYAKFTVKENKIRFGMAAIKNVGMNVIESIVKSREEKGNFTSLTDFYNKIDVSLINKRAIESLIKAGAFDSFKVNRSQMMAVYEKLLDGMHNERKKNIQGQMSLFADFQDAALGNVEVQFPNLKEFEKKYLLAMEKEMTGIYLSGHPLEEFEETLKLATNTRITEIITNEALEEGATQQPSRIRDGDRVIIGGMIAEVTKKFTKNNDMMAFIRLEDMYGGIEVIIFPKVLEKCRELLEEDAVIKITGRVSIREEEQPKILCETLVPLEKASNEKVYILIDNETLRKEAFEKIKNKLLEHKGNQAVFICTKKERLKFQLDREFSVKPNDELIDYLKQQFGESNVKVQ